The nucleotide sequence CGCCCGCTGCGACCACACGTCCAGCAGGCGCTGCTGGAGCGGGTTGACGTCCTGGTACTCGTCGACGGTGAAGTGGCGGTACTGCGCCTGCACTTGCTCGCGCACCTCGATGCGGTCGTCGAGCAGGCCGATGGTCAGCAGCAGCACGTCCTCGAAGTCCATGTGGCCGCGACCGCTCTTGAGGCTTTCGTACGCCGCGTACACCCGGGCGACCTCGGCGGCGTCGCGGGGCGGCTTGCGGGCGGTCGCGCGCACTTGGTCGGGATAGTCGTCGGGCGCGGTCTGCGTCGCCTTCGCCCACTCGATCTCGCCGGTCAGGTCGCGCAGCTCCGTGCGGTCGGCACGCAGGCGGCACTCCTGGACGGCCTCCGCGACCAGGGGGGCCTTGCGCTCGACGAGCCGGGGCGGGTCGGCGCCGTAGGTGCGCGGCCAGAAGAACTGCAGCTGGCGCAGCGCCGCGGCGTGGAAGGTGCGGGCCTGCACGCCGGGGACGCCGAGTTGCCGCAGGCGCCCGCGCATCTCCCCCGCCGCGCGGGCGGTGAAGGTGACGGCGAGGGTCTGCATCGGCTGCATGACGCCGGTCAGCACGCCGTACGCGATGCGGTGGGTGATCGCCCGGGTCTTGCCGGTGCCGGCCCCGGCGAGCACGCAGACGGCACCGTCGACGGACTTCGCGACCCGGCGCTGCTCGGGGTCGAGCGCGTCCAGGATCTCGTCGGCGGTGGGTTGCGGCCCGTAGTGCTCGGTCATCGCTGCATCCTCTCAGGGCGCGCTCTCACGGGTGTGCGGTCCGTCCACAGGGAACCGCTTGTGGACAACCGCGGCGGGGCGCACGGGGAAGGATCGCGCGGGCGACGAGCGGGCGGACGGCACGGGCGGCGGCCAAGCCCGGCTCCTCGGGGCGGTCGGGCGGTGGGCGGAAGAAAACCGTTCGGGGCGGGTGTTGAGTGCGAGCAGTAAGTCGTACTGCCACTCGATCGGATCGAAGGAGACCCCCGATGTCGGCCACCGTGACGATGTACAGCACCCCCTGGTGCGGGTACTGCCGCCGCCTCAAGAGCCAGATGGAGCGCGAGGGCCTGGCCTACGACGAGGTCGACATCGAGCAGGACGCCAAAGCCGCCGAGTACGTGATGAGCGTCAACGGCGGCAACCAGACCGTTCCGACCGTCGTGGTGACGGTCGGCGGCGAGATCCAGTGGGTCGCGACCAACCCGAGCCTCGCCCAGGTCAAGGACGCGTTCGCGGCCGCCGCGGCCTGATCGGCGCGTCCGCGAAGGCCCCGTCCCCACCCGAGGGGGCGGGGCCTTCGGGTGCCCGGCTCGTCGCGGGCCGGGGCTCACCATGTGACGGAGTCGGGGAACCTCTCGCCGAACCACAGCTCGATCAGGTGCCGCGAGATCGAGATGCGGCCGGGCAGCCGGATCTCCCCGGCGGCGACCGCCGCGCGCAGTTCGTCGCGGGTGAACCACCGGGCCTCGGCTATCTCGGTGCCGTCGACCTGGATGCGGTCGTCGGACGCGGTGGCGTGGAACCCGAGCATCAGACTGGACGGGAACGGCCAGGGCTGGCTGTCGACATACGTCACCTCGGCCACGCGTACGCCGGTCTCCTCGGCGACCTCGCGGGCCACCGCCTGCCGCAGCGACTCGCCCGGCTCCACGAACCCGGCCAGCGTCGAGAACCGCTTCTCCGGCCAGCTCGCCTGGCGGCCGAGCAGCGCGCGGTCCCGGCGGTCGACCACCAGCATGATCACCGCGGGGTCGGTGCGCGGGAAGTGCTCCGCGGCGCACTCCGTGCACCTTCGGACATGGCCGCCCGAGACGGGCCGGGTCGGTTTGCCGCAGCGGGCGCAGAAGGTGTGCGTGCGGTGCCAGTTCTCCAGGCCGACGGCGTGCACGAGGAGCCCCGCGTCGCGGTCGCCGAGGACGGGGCCGAGTGTGTAGAGCGTGCCGACCTGCGCGTCGACGTCCTCGGGGAGCGCTTCCGCGGCGACCGCGAAATGCGCCGTGCCGGCGGGGTCGACGCCGAGGAAGTACCGCTCTCCGTCGGGGGCGTCGGCCGGGGCGACGAGAGTGAGCGCGGGGCTCGTGCCGTCCGCGCCCGGGTCGGTCCAGTGCACCTTGCCCCGCGCGATCACCAGGACGCGCGCCTCGGCGGAGTCCCAGGCCGTCGCCAACCACCCCTCGTCGACGCGGTGTTCGGCCGCACGGTCATGGGTTGCCCGGGTCATGGCCAGCCGAGGGTCGCGGACGTCCACCGACATTCTCCTTACTGTCGCGACCGCCGGGTCGCGCGTTGTCGCGTTGTGCCTGCCCGTCGATCACGTGTTCGTGGGACGTTGCCCATCCGGTCTACACGATCAAGCGACGGCGCGGGAGGGCATCGCGTGCCGCGAGGCGTTCCGGGCCGCGCGTCGCCTGTGCGCGCGATGGAGGAACGCGGCCGGTGTCGGTCGTGGCCTCCGGCATCCTCCGGCGTGCGCCCGTACCGTCGAATGATGACGGTCCTCAGAGTGGCGACGTTCAACCTCCTGCACGGGATGGCGCTCGACGACGGCAGCGCCGGGCCCGGGCGGCTGGCGGAGGCGATGGCGGAGCTGGACGCGGACATTGTCGCGCTGCAGGAGGTCGACCGGCATCAGGAGCGTTCCGGCGGGGTCGACCAGGCCGCCGTCGCGGCGCGGGCGCTGGGGGCGCGCGCGTGGCGGTTCCTGGCGGCGGTGCACGGCGTGCCGGCGCCCGTCTCGGGATGGCTGCCGGAGCCGGAGGCGCCCGTGCGGCACGTCTACGGGCCCGAGCACGACGGCGAAGGGGGTCCGTCGTACGGCATCGCGCTGCTGTCGCGGCTGCCCGTGCGGCGCTGGCGGGCACGGCGTTTCCCGGCGGCGCCGTTGAGTCTGCCGCTGCGCGTGCAAGGGCGTCCGGGTCTGACGCGTGTCCCGGACGAGCCGCGGTCGGTGCTCGCGGCCGTGGTCGACGGGCCGACCGGGCCGCTGACGGTGCTCGCCGCGCACTTGTCGTTCGTACCGGGCTGGAACGTCTCGCAGCTGGCGCGGATCGGGCGCTCGTCGGCGGACCTGCCGCGCCCGCAATTGCTGCTGGGCGACTTCAACCTGCCGGGCCGGGTGCCGCAGGCGGTGGTCGGGCGGCGGGAGCGCGGGGCGGCGGGGAGGGCCCGGCGGCGGCAGGTGCGGTGGCGGTCGCTGGCGCGCGTCCCGACCTATCCGTCGTATCGTCCGCGCGTGCAGTTCGACCACGTGTTCGGGCACGGGTTCGGCCCCGATGTGGTGCTCAAGAGCGAGGCCGTCCGGCTCGGCGTCTCGGACCACTGCGCGCTGGTGGTCGACCTGCGCCTGTGAGGGCCGCGTCCGTCAGGACTCGTGCGCGCCGACG is from Yinghuangia sp. ASG 101 and encodes:
- a CDS encoding mycoredoxin, coding for MSATVTMYSTPWCGYCRRLKSQMEREGLAYDEVDIEQDAKAAEYVMSVNGGNQTVPTVVVTVGGEIQWVATNPSLAQVKDAFAAAAA
- the nudC gene encoding NAD(+) diphosphatase, whose amino-acid sequence is MSVDVRDPRLAMTRATHDRAAEHRVDEGWLATAWDSAEARVLVIARGKVHWTDPGADGTSPALTLVAPADAPDGERYFLGVDPAGTAHFAVAAEALPEDVDAQVGTLYTLGPVLGDRDAGLLVHAVGLENWHRTHTFCARCGKPTRPVSGGHVRRCTECAAEHFPRTDPAVIMLVVDRRDRALLGRQASWPEKRFSTLAGFVEPGESLRQAVAREVAEETGVRVAEVTYVDSQPWPFPSSLMLGFHATASDDRIQVDGTEIAEARWFTRDELRAAVAAGEIRLPGRISISRHLIELWFGERFPDSVTW
- a CDS encoding endonuclease/exonuclease/phosphatase family protein, giving the protein MTVLRVATFNLLHGMALDDGSAGPGRLAEAMAELDADIVALQEVDRHQERSGGVDQAAVAARALGARAWRFLAAVHGVPAPVSGWLPEPEAPVRHVYGPEHDGEGGPSYGIALLSRLPVRRWRARRFPAAPLSLPLRVQGRPGLTRVPDEPRSVLAAVVDGPTGPLTVLAAHLSFVPGWNVSQLARIGRSSADLPRPQLLLGDFNLPGRVPQAVVGRRERGAAGRARRRQVRWRSLARVPTYPSYRPRVQFDHVFGHGFGPDVVLKSEAVRLGVSDHCALVVDLRL